From Nicotiana tabacum cultivar K326 unplaced genomic scaffold, ASM71507v2 Un00022, whole genome shotgun sequence, a single genomic window includes:
- the LOC107786156 gene encoding AP-4 complex subunit sigma, which yields MGIRFVLMVNKQGQTRLAQYYEYLTLEERRALEGEIVRKCLARNEQQCSFVEHRNYKIVYRRYASLFFLVGVDNEENELAILEFIHLLVETMDRHFGNVCELDIMFHLEKAHFMLEEMVMNGCVVETSKANILAPIQLMEKAS from the exons atggggatcAGATTCGTATTAATGGTGAATAAGCAAGGGCAAACTCGGTTGGCCCAGTACTACGAGTACCTCACTTTAGAAGAAAGGCGTGCTCTTGAGGGTGAAATTGTCCGCAAATGCCTTGCTCGCAATGAACAGCAG TGTTCATTTGTGGAGCATCGTAATTACAAAATCGTGTACAGGCGGTATGCGTCACTCTTTTTCCTGGTCGGAGTTGATAATGAAGAA AATGAACTTGCTATTTTGGAATTCATTCACCTGTTAGTTGAAACCATGGATCGTCATTTTGGCAATGTG TGCGAGCTGGATATAATGTTTCATCTTGAAAAAGCACACTTCATGCTGGAGGAGATGGTAATGAATGGGTGTGTTGTTGAGACAAGCAAGGCAAACATTCTGGCTCCAATTCAGCTAATGGAAAAGGCATCATAA